One segment of Setaria viridis chromosome 4, Setaria_viridis_v4.0, whole genome shotgun sequence DNA contains the following:
- the LOC117853351 gene encoding BTB/POZ and MATH domain-containing protein 1, giving the protein MAAASRPTSRPRTRTASTSALETARGTHAFKIAGYSLHRGLGVGKFVRSATFAVGGHDWSICFYPDGWDSSEDHADWVAVFLELMSTKDANAVVRASFDFRLVDQATGRSTVLVNQVTPLSFTSKAAAVGAPCIQKRKNLEASTFLRDDCLVIECDLTVIVNEPRVVEEEAAAVSRPQVPPPDLSENLGRLLEEKRGSDVAFKVGDEVFPVHKIILAARSPVFNAELFGPMAAAAEKDTAAGGQLCIAVEEMHPDVFRALLHFVYTDTMPGMGEFDDADDDSKEMTKHLLVAADRYAMERLKLMCEDVLCQSLHVDNVAAMLALADQHQCRALGDACAEFIASSNGIGNVVASQGYAHLKRVCPAVLVDMLERVAKCLQSYMR; this is encoded by the coding sequence ATGGCAGCAGCATCCCGGCCGACCAGCAGGCCAAGAACCCGGACGGCGTCGACGAGCGCCCTGGAGACGGCGCGAGGCACGCACGCCTTCAAGATCGCCGGCTACAGCCTCCACCGTGGCCTCGGCGTCGGCAAGTTCGTCCGCTCCGCCACCTTCGCCGTCGGCGGCCACGACTGGTCCATCTGCTTCTACCCCGACGGGTGGGACTCGTCAGAGGATCACGCGGACTGGGTGGCGGTCTTCCTCGAGCTCATGAGCACCAAGGACGCCAACGCCGTGGTGCGGGCGAGCTTCGACTTCAGGCTGGTCGATCAGGCCACCGGGCGCTCCACGGTTCTCGTCAACCAGGTGACGCCCTTGTCGTTCACCTCcaaagccgccgccgtcggcgcgcCCTGTATCCAGAAGAGGAAGAACCTGGAGGCGTCGACGTTCCTGCGCGACGATTGCCTCGTGATCGAGTGCGATCTCACCGTCATCGTCAACGAACCACGGGTCGTGGAGGAAGAGGCCGCCGCCGTTAGCCGCCCTCaggtgccgccgccggacctGTCGGAGAACCTTGGCAGACTGCTGGAGGAGAAGCGAGGATCGGACGTGGCCTTCAAGGTTGGAGACGAGGTGTTTCCCGTCCACAAGATCATACTCGCGGCGCGGTCGCCGGTCTTCAACGCGGAGCTCTTCGggccgatggcggcggcggcggagaaggacaCGGCTGCCGGCGGGCAGCTATGCATAGCCGTCGAGGAGATGCACCCTGATGTGTTCAGGGCGTTGCTCCACTTCGTGTACACGGACACGATGCCTGGCATGGGAGAGTTTGACGACGCCGATGACGACAGCAAGGAAATGACTAAGCATTTGCTTGTGGCTGCGGACAGGTACGCCATGGAGAGGTTGAAGCTGATGTGCGAGGACGTCCTCTGCCAGAGCCTCCACGTCGATAACGTGGCTGCCATGCTGGCTTTGGCCGATCAGCACCAATGCAGGGCTCTCGGAGACGCTTGCGCTGAGTTCATCGCCTCGTCGAACGGGATAGGTAACGTGGTGGCAAGCCAGGGGTACGCGCACCTCAAAAGAGTATGCCCGGCTGTGCTGGTAGATATGCTGGAGAGAGTTGCCAAGTGCTTGCAAAGCTACATGAGGTGA
- the LOC117852051 gene encoding ABC transporter C family member 10: MGSRTSTWMVDLCGSPICSKQAAAASCAWKELFDSSTCMNHILVIGIAALIAVVVAIQLLVKIPRSRAPARQLFARSSPLQLAGVVFNGCLGLVYLGLGFWMLGRNFSQDASVYLLHWWLVALLQGFSLILISIAFSIRARFLGVTSVRIWSVLLTIYAAFVCCSSVINMVAHKAVAMKGCLDVLFVPGALLLLVYGIWHIREDGNGNGGTGSALYKPLNAEAADDADDSESHVTPFAKAGFFSVMTFWWLNPLMKMGYEKPLEEKDMPLLGASDRAYNQYLMFLEKLNKKKQLQPHGTPSVFWTIISCHRSGIVVSGLFALLKVLAISSGPVLLKAFINVSLGKGSFKYEGYVLAATMFICKCCESLSQRQWYFRTRRLGLQVRSFLSAAIYKKQQKLSNSAKMKHSSGEIMNYVTVDAYRIGEFPYWFHQTWSTSVQLCIALVILYNAVGLAMIASLVVIIITVLCNAPLAKLQHKFQSKLMEAQDARLKAMTESLIHMKVLKLYAWEAHFKKVIEGLREVEYKWLSAFQLRRAYNSFLFWSSPVLVSAATFLACYLLKIPLDASNVFTFVATLRLVQDPIRQIPDVIGVVIQAKVAFTRITKFLDAPELNGQVRKKYCAGTEFPIVINSCSFSWDDNPSKPTLKNLNLVVKAGEKVAICGEVGSGKSTLLAAVLGEVPKTEGTIQVCGKIAYVSQNAWIQTGTVQDNILFGSSMDKQKYQETLERCSLVKDLEMLPYGDRTQIGERGVNLSGGQKQRVQLARALYQNADIYLLDDPFSAVDAHTATSLFNEYVMGALSDKTVLLVTHQVDFLPVFDSILLMSDGEIIRSASYEDLLAYCQEFQNLVNAHKDTIGGSDLNKVTPNRAKEISIKETNDSHGSRYRETLKQSPADQLIKTEERDIGDTGLKPYIIYLCQSKGYLYASLCVISHLVFIAGQISQNSWMAANVQSTGISTLKLISVYIAIGVCTMFFLLSRSLAMVSLGVQTSRSLFSQLLNSLFRAPMSFFDSTPLGRVLSRVSSDLSIVDLDVPFAFMFSISASLNAYSNLGVLAVVTWQVLFISVPMIVLAIRLQRYYLASAKELMRINGTTKSALANHLGESVAGAITIRAFEEEDRFFQKNLELVDKNAGPYFYNFAATEWLIQRLETMSAAVLSFSAFVMALLPPGTFSPGFVGMALSYGLSLNMSFVFSIQNQCQLANQIISVERVNQYMDIPSEAAESIEENRPSPDWPQAGRVELRDLKIRYRQDAPLVLHGITCTFEGGDKIGIVGRTGSGKTTLIGALFRLVEPAGGKIIIDSVDITKIGLHDLRSRLGIIPQDPTLFHGTIRYNLDPLGQFSDQQIWEVLDKCQLLEAVQEKEQGLDSLVVEDGSNWSMGQRQLFCLGRALLRRCRILVLDEATASIDNATDAILQKTIRTEFKDCTVITVAHRIPTVMDCSMVLAMSDGKVVEYERPMKLMETEGSLFRELVKEYWSYTSNGNI, from the exons ATGGGTTCCCGAACAA GTACTTGGATGGTGGACTTGTGCGGGAGCCCGATTTGCTCCAAGCAGGCTGCTGCGGCCTCCTGCGCATGGAAGGAACTATTCGACTCCTCCACTTGCATGAACCATATTCTGGTGATTGGCATTGCAGCACTGATCGCTGTCGTGGTTGCAATCCAGCTGCTCGTCAAGATTCCGAGGAGCAGAGCGCCTGCGCGGCAGCTTTTCGCCCGCAGCTCGCCGCTGCAGCTGGCTGGCGTGGTGTTCAATGGCTGCTTGGGTCTGGTTTATCTCGGCCTTGGATTTTGGATGTTGGGGAGGAACTTCAGTCAGGATGCCTCTGTGTACCTGCTGCACTGGTGGTTGGTGGCCTTATTGCAGGGATTCAGTTTGATCCTTATCAGCATCGCTTTCAGCATCAGAGCAAGGTTCCTTGGAGTGACGTCTGTTCGGATTTGGTCAGTTCTACTGACCATATATGCTGCATTTGTTTGCTGCTCCTCGGTTATTAACATGGTTGCACATAAGGCTGTCGCAATGAAGGGTTGTTTAGATGTTCTATTCGTACCAGGGGCACTACTACTCCTTGTCTATGGAATTTGGCACATCAGGGAAGATGGTAATGGTAATGGAGGAACTGGAAGTGCTTTATATAAGCCCCTGAACGCAGAGGCTGCTGATGATGCAGATGATTCAGAGAGTCATGTCACACCTTTCGCTAAAGCTGGGTTTTTCAGCGTTATGACGTTTTGGTGGTTAAATCCTTTAATGAAGATGGGTTATGAGAAGCCCCTTGAGGAGAAAGACATGCCACTTTTAGGTGCCTCAGATCGAGCATATAACCAGTACTTGATGTTTCTGGAGAAGCTGAACAAGAAGAAGCAGTTGCAGCCACATGGCACTCCCTCAGTCTTTTGGACTATCATTTCTTGCCACAGAAGTGGGATCGTAGTCTCAGGTTTGTTTGCATTGCTTAAGGTGCTCGCAATATCCTCAGGTCCAGTGCTTCTGAAAGCATTCATCAATGTTTCACTTGGAAAAGGCTCCTTTAAATATGAAGGTTATGTGTTGGCTGCTACAATGTTCATTTGCAAATGTTGCGAATCTTTGTCACAACGGCAGTGGTATTTCCGTACTCGGAGGTTAGGACTCCAAGTGAGATCATTCCTATCAGCTGCTATCTATAAGAAACAACAGAAGCTATCAAACTCAGCGAAAATGAAGCATTCTTCTGGAGAGATCATGAACTATGTCACCGTAGACGCCTACCGGATTGGGGAATTCCCATACTGGTTCCATCAGACATGGTCAACAAGTGTCCAACTTTGCATTGCTCTTGTAATTCTGTATAATGCAGTTGGTCTTGCTATGATCGCATCGCTggttgtcatcatcatcactgtACTTTGCAATGCTCCACTGGCCAAGCTGCAACACAAATTTCAGAGTAAACTTATGGAAGCACAAGACGCGAGACTGAAGGCAATGACAGAGTCCTTAATTCATATGAAGGTCTTGAAACTTTATGCATGGGAAGCTCATTTCAAGAAGGTCATTGAAGGATTAAGAGAGGTTGAATACAAGTGGCTGTCAGCATTCCAGCTTAGGAGAGCATACAACAGTTTCCTGTTCTGGTCATCACCTGTTTTGGTTTCAGCTGCAACATTCCTGGCATGCTATCTGTTGAAAATTCCTCTTGATGCTAGCAACGTCTTCACCTTTGTAGCAACTCTCCGCCTGGTTCAAGATCCAATTAGGCAGATACCAGATGTTATTGGGGTTGTGATACAAGCTAAAGTTGCTTTCACTAGGATAACAAAGTTTCTTGATGCACCTGAGCTGAATGGACAAGTTAGGAAGAAATACTGTGCGGGCACTGAGTTTCCAATAGTGATAAACTCCTGCAGTTTCTCGTGGGATGACAACCCATCAAAACCAACTCTAAAGAATCTAAATTTGGTAGTCAAAGCTGGAGAGAAGGTTGCAATCTGTGGTGAGGTAGGATCAGGAAAGTCAACACTTCTGGCTGCAGTTCTCGGAGAGGTCCCGAAAACTGAAGGCACG ATTCAAGTTTGTGGAAAAATTGCATATGTTTCTCAGAACGCCTGGATCCAAACAGGAACTGTGCAAGACAATATTCTCTTTGGATCTTCAATGGACAAGCAAAAATACCAAGAAACGCTTGAGAGGTGCTCTTTAGTAAAGGACCTTGAAATGTTGCCATATGGAGACCGTACTCAAATTGGGGAGAGAGGGGTAAATCTTAGTGGTGGCCAGAAGCAACGTGTTCAGCTTGCTCGTGCGTTATACCAAAATGCAGACATCTATCTTCTTGATGATCCTTTCAGTGCTGTTGACGCCCACACAGCAACAAGTCTGTTTAAT GAATATGTCATGGGAGCTCTATCAGACAAGACTGTTCTTTTGGTGACTCACCAAGTTGATTTTCTACCTGTGTTTGATTCCATTCTG TTAATGTCAGATGGTGAAATTATTCGATCTGCATCTTATGAAGATCTTTTAGCATATTGTCAAGAATTTCAGAACCTTGTAAATGCCCACAAAGATACTATTGGTGGCTCAGATCTTAACAAAGTAACCCCCAACAGAGCAAAGGAAATATCAATCAAGGAGACAAATGATTCTCATGGAAGCAGATATAGAGAGACTTTGAAGCAATCACCAGCAGATCAACTGATCAAGACAGAAGAAAGGGACATTGGTGATACAGGTCTCAAGCCTTATATCATATACCTGTGTCAGAGCAAAGGCTACTTATATGCCTCTCTTTGTGTTATTTCCCACTTGGTTTTCATAGCTGGACAAATATCACAGAATTCATGGATGGCAGCTAATGTCCAGAGTACTGGTATTAGTACACTGAAGTTGATTTCTGTTTACATCGCTATTGGAGTTTGTACGATGTTCTTCTTGCTATCTAGATCATTAGCGATGGTTTCTCTTGGGGTTCAGACATCAAGATCCTTATTTTCACAGTTACTCAACTCATTATTCCGTGCACCAATGTCCTTTTTTGATTCTACCCCTTTAGGAAGGGTACTTAGTAGG GTTTCTTCAGATTTGAGTATTGTTGACCTTGATGTTCCATTCGCCTTCATGTTTAGCATTAGTGCCAGCTTAAATGCATATAGCAATCTGGGAGTATTGGCTGTTGTTACCTGGCAAGTTTTGTTCATCTCAGTGCCAATGATAGTTTTGGCAATCAGGTTGCAG AGGTACTATTTAGCGTCAGCTAAGGAATTGATGAGGATCAATGGCACTACCAAATCTGCCCTGGCTAATCACTTGGGCGAATCGGTTGCAGGGGCTATAACTATAAGGGCCTTTGAGGAGGAGGATCgtttcttccaaaaaaatttggaGCTTGTAGACAAGAATGCTGGTCCATACTTCTATAACTTCGCAGCAACTGAATGGCTGATTCAACGTCTGGAGACAATGAGTGCTGCAGTTCTTTCCTTTTCTGCCTTTGTCAtggctcttcttcctccgggAACTTTTAGCCCTG GCTTTGTAGGAATGGCATTGTCATATGGCCTGTCCTTAAATATGTCCTTTGTTTTCTCCATCCAAAATCAGTGCCAGCTTGCAAATCAAATCATCTCTGTGGAAAGGGTGAACCAGTACATGGACATACCAAGTGAAGCGGCAGAGAGTATTGAAGAAAATCGGCCATCACCAGACTGGCCCCAAGCTGGCAGGGTGGAGCTTAGAGATTTGAAG ATTAGGTATAGACAAGATGCTCCTCTTGTACTACATGGAATCACTTGCACATTCGAAGGTGGGGATAAGATTGGCATAGTTGGTCGAACAGGAAGTGGCAAGACAACTTTAATTGGTGCATTGTTTCGTCTAGTCGAGCCAGCTGGAGGGAAAATAATAATAGACTCTGTAGACATCACAAAAATAGGGTTACATGATCTGCGTTCTCGTTTGGGAATCATTCCACAAGACCCAACACTTTTTCATGGTACCATAAGATATAACCTAGATCCACTTGGGCAGTTCTCAGACCAACAAATATGGGAG GTTCTTGACAAATGTCAGCTGCTTGAAGCTGTCCAGGAGAAGGAACAGGGATTGGATTCACTTG TTGTCGAAGATGGGTCGAACTGGAGCATGGGCCAAAGGCAGCTCTTCTGTTTGGGACGCGCACTTTTGAGAAGATGCCGTATATTAGTTCTCGATGAGGCCACAGCTTCTATAGACAATGCAACTGATGCTATACTTCAGAAAACAATCAGGACAGAGTTCAAGGATTGCACTGTTATCACGGTCGCACATCGCATACCAACCGTTATGGACTGCTCCATGGTACTTGCAATGAGTGACG GGAAAGTAGTGGAGTATGAAAGACCTATGAAGCTCATGGAAACAGAAGGATCTCTCTTCCGCGAGCTTGTGAAAGAATACTGGTCATACACATCGAATGGAAATATTTAG
- the LOC117852064 gene encoding uncharacterized protein, producing the protein MAAGAATATLRWVLQMHRDVPRAARFYAEGLDFSVNVCTLRWAELQSGPLKLALMHTNDSNLASQRVYSSMLSFTVPDINSTVSKLMALGAELDGPIKYEIHGKVAALRCIDGHMLGLYEPA; encoded by the exons atggcggcgggggccgcgacggcgacgctcCGGTGGGTGCTGCAGATGCACCGGGACgtgccgcgggcggcgcggttcTACGCGGAGGGGCTCGATTTCAGCGTCAACGTCTGCACGCTCCGCTGGGCCGAGCTCCAGTCGGGGCCGCTCAAGCTCGCGCTCATGCACACCAACGACAG CAATCTTGCGTCGCAGAGAGTCTATTCTTCAATGCTATCATTCACTGTACCAGACATTAACAGTACAGTTTCAAAATTAATGGCACTGGGAGCTGAGTTGGATGGACCGATCAAATATGAGATCCATGGAAAG GTTGCAGCCTTACGATGCATCGATGGGCACATGCTAGGCCTTTACGAGCCAGCTTGA
- the LOC117852061 gene encoding uncharacterized protein, with amino-acid sequence MAMASLSPLVHAVVLAAFFLRTRAAAQSRAANMSAVEAAVRDRALELLHGGGASQLVDVTLPSSLAGVGVEASALRVRSNALWADGVNATTGAGPSGVGFTIPPRVLPAPFARRVVIVFVRFVGGSNVTSAFAAPPGYALAAPVAGLLAFDASAGPDGARVSLRALGAPVRVEFKNLSSSSAAGKGFNATAARCVTFAAGGEVAATHAMASGTACAVTGTGNFGIAVRVAETPPQASASIVRARWWAWTVGVGAGGVVGASGLALSVAGAVSWSRRRRREEMERRAMAGEELGRMTVCGSRMPSAKVMRTQPEVEESPSWR; translated from the coding sequence ATGGCCATGGCGTCCTTGTCGCCGCTCGTGcacgccgtcgtcctcgccgcgtTCTTCTTGCGTACCCGCGCGGCGGCCCAGAGCCGCGCCGCGAACATGTCGGCCGTAGAGGCCGCCGTCCGGGACCGCGCGCTCGAGctgctccacggcggcggcgcgagccaGCTCGTGGACGTGACCCTCCCGTCGAGCCTCGCCGGCGTGGGCGTCGAGGCCTCGGCGCTCCGCGTGCGCAGCAACGCGCTCTGGGCCGACGGCGTCAACGCCACCACCGGTGCCGGCCCGTCCGGGGTCGGGTTCACCATCCCGCCGCGGGTCCTCCCGGCCCCGTTCGCGCGCCGCGTTGTGATCGTCTTCGTGCGCTTCGTCGGCGGGAGCAACGTGACGTCCGcgttcgccgcgccgcccggttACGCGCTGGCGGCGCCCGTGGCCGGCCTCCTCGCGTTCGACGCGTCCGCGGGGCCCGACGGCGCCCGGGTCTCGCTCCGGGCGCTCGGCGCGCCGGTGCGCGTCGAGTTCAAGAACCTGTcatcgtcgtcggcggcggggaaggggtTCAACGCCACCGCCGCACGGTGCGTGACGTtcgcggccggcggggaggtcGCTGCCACGCACGCCATGGCGTCGGGCACGGCGTGCGCGGTGACCGGCACGGGCAACTTTGGCATAGCGGTGCGGGTGGCCGAGACGCCGCCGCAAGCCTCAGCCTCGATCGTGAGGGCGAGATGGTGGGCGTGGACGGTGggggtcggcgccggcggcgtggtgggaGCCAGTGGCTTGGCGCTCTCCGTGGCCGGCGCGGTGagctggagcaggaggcggcggagggaggagatgGAGCGGCGGGCGATGGCCGGGGAGGAGCTCGGGAGGATGACGGTGTGCGGGAGCAGGATGCCGTCCGCGAAGGTGATGAGGACGcagccggaggtggaggagagcccGTCGTGGCGGTAG
- the LOC117852062 gene encoding uncharacterized protein, which translates to MGRSKSKGPKFAAVKKIISKKTINKYKQDVLNHNKKDAEKEKLGRNVPQVSSALFFSYNTALGPPYRVIVDTNFINFSIQNKLDLEKGMMDCLYAKCTPCITDCVMAELEKLGQKYRVALRIAKDPRFQRLACTHKGTYADDCIVDRVTQHKCYIVATCDRDLKRRIRKVPGVPIMYITQHRYSIERLPEATIGGAPRI; encoded by the exons ATGGGGAGGTCAAAGAGCAAGGGGCCCAAGTTCGCGGCGGTGAAGAAGATCATCAGCAAGAAGACCATCAACAA GTACAAGCAGGATGTGCTGAACCACAATAAGAAGGACGCCGAGAAGGAGAAGCTCGGCCGGAATGT GCCGCAAGTTTCGTCGGCTCTGTTCTTCAGCTACAACACTGCGCTGGGGCCGCCTTATCGGGTGATTGTGGACACCAACTTCATCAACTTTTCCATCCAGAACAAG CTGGATTTGGAGAAAGGAATGATGGACTGCCTTTATGCAAAAT GCACCCCGTGTATCACTGACTGTGTTATGGCTGAGCTTGAAAAGCTGGGACAGAAGTATCGCGTGGCCTTGAG AATTGCCAAGGACCCTAGGTTCCAAAGATTAGCATGCACACACAAGGGGACTTATGCTGATGACTGCATTGTGGATAGGGTTACTCAG CACAAATGCTACATTGTTGCTACATGTGATAGAGATTTGAAAAGGAGGATAAGGAAG GTTCCTGGTGTTCCAATCATGTATATTACACAACACAGGTACTCGATAGAACGGCTTCCTGAAGCTACCATTGGTGGAG CGCCAAGAATCTGA